AAGCGGTTCTCGTTTACAAGCATAttttaagtcacattttaacattaCAATGCCAACGTTCCACTGTATTCTAACAGTTTACAcccccaaaatcaaaatcatcaCTTTGTCTCCAGATTCTGTTGATCCTCTCACACTTCCAAGTGCCTACAAAGAGCGACACGTCATGAACGACAATGGTAAGAGAAATATGTACAATGTACTGAATAAACTTTTGTCATGTCAGTGAAGGATCCCACTATTTGCTGCAGTTTTGCATGCATTCATCAATAAAGTCATTAGGTCCGTTCAGCAATTGAAATTCCCTCTTTCTAGGTCCCCTCTTCTTTATAGGCTGCTTCAGTGTTGCAGTTGGAATGGCATTGGTCTATTACTTTGGTGGTAAGGAGCGATCTTCTGTATGACATACATATAATCCCAGGGAGATTTATTCGGTTTAAAAGCGACGTTATTGTGTGGGGTCAAGTTTCACTGTATAGGGTGTCCTTCTTCTGTAGAAGCCAAACTGACTGGAGGAAGCGGGGCTCTTGGGATGGCGGCATTAggtttgaaaagaaaagcccGCGAGGTCCTTGTGTGGTACACCGAAGAAAGCTTCATGAAGTAAGGATCGACTGACCATCAGTGGCCAAGGGCTTCAGCAAATCTTTATTTGTACCAAAGCACAGCACCATACATTGCCTTTCAAGTGataagattattatttttttgatatatttgtatttattacttTGGAGGGGTCCAAAATATGAATGATGAGGAACAATTGGGTCTACAACAATAGGCTTATACTTGGTTGATCGCTATTTAGTTTGAGGTAAATCAATCATTAAAATGAAGAGGGAAGAGTTCAATACTATTCAGCATCTTTTTACTTTCTAAAACCTTTACAATTTCAAAGATTATAAATGCAGTCTCCATTTTTAATGGCCGCAGCTGATACACTTAGTTGGTAGTTTGTCGCCCTCGTGTGGTGTAATGATAAAGACAACAAGAACAAAGTGAATTTATTCAGCGAGGTAAAACGCAATTTGCTGAGATAAATATGCCAATTTTTCAGTGCCTGGTCGTGTAATCAGATGAAACAAAGTCATGTCGATTGGTTTCGTTCTGTCTGGAAAAAAGCTACGTTATACTGTAAGCCAATGCGCATGAAGTCACATGACTGCCCTAGCCAATACCGTCCATGTTTTGTGCGAAGTGCATTATGGGtttcacatatttaaaaaacaaacaaacaaaacgaagcaatgccaaaataaattttgAATGGAAACACACTAACCTTGTAGAAAATAACGAAATAAAAGCTGAAATACTTATTTTGTAGTAACATTCTATAAGGATTGTTGGCACCTTAAGTGAAGTAGGACGGTTTCGTTATCACTATAAGACGCCATTTTGTTGACGGTGGTGGTTGTGTTGTATGAAAGGAGAGAAGGTTAGCACTCCCCTTGACAAGGATGGAAATGGCCCCTGTGGCCTGCAACACATATACGGTTAAGGCATTGCCACCTACTTCGTGGCATCTCTAAccgagttttttttcctcgtttaactttttataatttatttgaGCTCGTAATCAGAATTCAGGGACAATTGTAAGTTTTTATATTTTCACCCACGCAGTAGAAGCATTCTATTGCAATAAACAATGAACTTTCAAACTTGAATGCGTTGAAGGTTTCTGtgaatatttagtcattttaCTCTGCAGTCTGCTGCAAAATATAGTCCATACAATATGCCTTAACTGATATGTGAATAAATCACAACCCCAATATTGCTCGACTTTATTTCCCACATTCATTAGACATTTCTATACTTGAGTGCCTTCTGACAATTTTAACATTTCTCAAAAAATACTGCCTGGTAATGACCAGATTTACCCTCCCAGTGAAATATAACATGAAAATATTGATGTGTGAAGTGTGTCTCGGGATCCTGTCAACAATTGaatcaaaaagtaaaacaaaaggaGGACTCATGTACCTAACCATCACTAGAGTATAGAAATGGTGCTTTGTGAAAATATACAGAAGCAATTCTACTATACGCATGGTTTGGTGTTTGTGTTTCTTATATCATTGTGCCGTTGGGTGTCCATATTTTAATTCTCATTGATGTTAGCTGATATTCCAGGTATCTTGTCCCTGCttctattttttgtttcttcgtCATGTTAAGATGCCTTAACCATAGAAGTGCCACTTTGGTCCTTGGAACTATGTATAGTCTGAcaataaacaaaatgacaacatttgtttgttttgatcataactttaatttaaaatattgcTCACAGCGTTTGTTACACCATACTTTAAAATCCAAAAGAGATTTTAGTCCTTAGAAAATTCTATAAAAACACATCATCGAACACAAATAATGGAACAGATACCGTAAGGCTTTAACTAAAATATGTGCATTggcttatcttattttaaatacaCAGTAGTGGTTGCATAGCATGAAGCAAGTATACAATGAAATTAGTAGCTCTAGCTCTTGGTTCATGCCTAAAAGATTcaattgaatatttattttgaggCATTTCAAGGGTCAAGTATCTTCAAATGAAGGAAAAACCTGTTTGAAGGAAGTATGGGATGTACATTATGATGACATCATTCACTAAattaaagcataaaaaaatcCAGTGACAAACAGGattacaaaaaatgtgtttgtatgaTAAGGCAGTTGTTTTAGTCACAGCAACCTGAGCATGATATTAAAATAAGCATACATTTATGtaacaatgaaaaacaacaacaacaacaaaccccaATACTGAGGAACAGTTAGAAAAGTAACACAGTCATAGTAAAGTGGATTAAGTTCATCTGACTGAGCCATTTGATCCTCGGCGTACATTTGCTCTCCTCGAGCCCGCGAGGTCAAATTCCAGGACAAACGCTGTGTGTGCATTTGCCAGACACTTTGTAGGCAGAGTAAATACGTTCTTTGTGAGTTCAAATGCGTTTTGAATAAATCCACGGAGGCAGACAGGTGACGCTGGTCACTGTTTGAGGTCGTTGGGCCGTTGGACACCGAAGGCTGTGATGAAAACGTTGACCACGACGATGACAAACACAAAGGCTGTGGTCAGGTTCTCCAAGATGTTTAACCTGTAGTGCATGCGTTCGTCATTCAGGTTCCACTTCACTGCAAGAGATGAATTGCAGCATTATCATCAGCGTGACTCTCTTTGTCCGCTAAGGGGCAGTAAAGAGATGCCTACCAGATCAGCACTCGTAATTATTGATCCACTGATTAACTGTGTTTCCCCTATGATTCATTATTAGCTTGTCgttcttttttcaattttttaataGGACCACACTGGTTCCACTTTTAagctttcctttttattttaaatctagTCATGAGCAGAGCTCATGCATGAGTAATTTCAGATGGTTGACACAGGCAGTTCTTTCTGTTATGACACTCTAAATTTAGCCACTTTCCACAATAATAGCATGCATGTGCTGTGAGGATAAGATAAGGACAACATTTCACATGCTTCGAGGAAACTGCAACTCTCAAATACTACACTGAAGGACCCAAATGGCACCTATTAAAGTGGGGCCTACAAGTAGAAGAAATAATGCATGTCCGTTTCTCTTGTATAGCGTTTATACAATCacctcgttaaaaaaaaaaaatcagattcttTCAGTCAGCTCCGTATCAGATGGCTTTAAAAGAGGCCCTTATGTGAAACCAACCTAGTTGCGTGTCAGGTTACCTTGGTGAAAACAGGAAGTTCTTGAATCGAATCCGCTTGAAGTGAAAGCAACAGACAAAACGTTTCGGACAAAACGACCACAAACTTACCGATGAAAATGAGCATAATCCCGACTAAGATTTGCAGGGTGAGAGAGATGCTGATGAGAATGATGATTGGCATGTAAAAGGATAAGACCGGGCCTTGCTCCAGCACGGCCTTCAGCTGCGAGGCATTGGCCATCAGCAGAGCCACATCCAACATGCTCTGTGCCATACTCTTCTTGTTGGCATAATGGTTCATGTTCAAGGGTCTCCTTGGCCTCATCGGCAAGTCCTGAAGCGAAACCTGCAACACAAAGACCATATGCATGAGGACCGTTCAGTGGAAGTCTTGAATTATAAGTTTGGCTCTACGGACAACAGTCAGTGTGCCTTGTGTTATTCTTTTAAAACATCACTGAATGAAcagtgataagaaaaaaaaacacactagtgattGAATTTGCCATAGAAAAGTGGCACACAGAGCTCTGTCCAGGCTGTTCAATAGAAGATGACAATGAGAGACAACAAATAAAAGTCAAGCGGAGTGGACTCGGGGTTGAAAGAAACTCGATTTGAATCAGAAAATCAATTATCATTGAAACGAACCAAATTGAGCCTTTGCACTTTAAAATTTACCGTCCTTATCTTTACGGTAGGCTGTATGATGTATAGTGTATGTGTAGAATTTATATAGGTACTCAAATGCCGTCTCGATGTAGTTTAAAGTtctttctcttcatttcatgaACTTGAATAGTTTGGCCTTTGGAGACTGTGCTCGATTTCCAACTAAATAATCAGCTTTCGATGGCGCAGTGTTTCAAAATCCCAAGTAGAAAATATTGTATGCTTTCGTTTCCTTTTGGGGGAATTTGGGCCTCTTTTTTTACAAGATGGAAATTCCAACAAGCCATCAACATGTGTTTCTTGGCACAAATTGTGAGTTTTAGTATGAGAAACCAGTGCACTTCTACGCTGCCCTTCATGTGCGAATAGGGTCTTGGTGAGGGCATTGCACAACCGCGTTCATCCCACTGTGCTGTTTATTTTCTTGGTGGGGAAACCCTGATGGAAGTCAAAATGCTGAGGAGCTGAAACCAAAACTTGGAACACTGTCATGACCCACAGGATAACAGTTCTGCTTTCATTATAAAGGTCAAATCATGTCGTAAACGCCACATCCTTTTTTTAGACTTTAGTGGGTTCATTTAATACTCTGGGGCCTCCACCCAGAGGCGTTGGGAATAAGCCAACCACGTGAATCACGCACGACGCTGAACAAACTCAGATGTTCAGCATCTTTGATAAATAACAGCAAATGCAAATcgaattaagattaagatatcctttatttgtcccgcaatggggaaattacaattgaATGTGGCATCAGGCCCGTTTTGACAAGTTACGTTGTTGGAATGGGGCTGGTCATTCCAGCCAGGAAGAAGCCATGTGCATACTTCCTTGTTTTGTATGCCCATAACCTTACATAAGAGGAAGCCCTGATCACTGGCAACAGGACAAGTTCTGCATAGATGAGTTGTCAAGGTTTCATCTGCGCCGAGCACACAGCAGCAGTTTCAACAAGCGCCTGCCTTGTGCTGCGGCTGACAACGCTAAGTTGTGGACCAGAATGCCACAATCGTGACACTATTTCCTTTTCACTTCCTCCTCTCTTCATTCGTTTTTGCTTCCCCCCCATGCCCCTCAGTTTACTGTTGTTCGAGAGAGGCTTTCTCAAGAACTTGGACTGGGTTCTTCCTGTGGGTCTGTAAAACCTCTGGGACATTGTGAGGGATTGCAGCCCCCATAAAAGTCAATTAAAGATTCTGTGCCTTCATTGTTCTTTGGAGATATATCAGAACAGAGATGACATATTTGATGAATTAAATGATGGTTGCACAGCTGTTATAGTTACTTTATGTATTCTTCAACAATTGGATGCGAATTCCTGCCCGCAGTAACATAGCTTTTAAATTGTGTAAAGAACATAAAAACATGCTAGGTGTGATAAAAATCATAgtagtagttttttttaaatcatgattatcattgttttgaattcatcaatttcttttaaaaactaGAATTTCCATACAGCCACAGTGTATTCAAATGGTGACAAGTGCAATATCGTAGCAACACCCAAATAGGGAGGAACCTCTGCAGTCTACCTCGTTCTAGATTTTCAGGAGAATTTCGTCCTAAATTTACACTCGCATGACATCATGTAAGACTAAATTCAGGAATTCACGGGAAATTACCGGCACTAAGCATCTGAAGACAAAATGTGATTATGACAGAAAGATAAATGAAATTTGCCTGCCAAAGACAATATGACTACTGGCCATAAGgggaaatcatttaaaaaaaaaaaaaactgaatgtccACAGCAGTGTATGTGAAAAGACTCACATCAAAGGAATCATTTTTTCTCTAAATGCACATTGTCACAAATACTATACAGTATTTGGTTTTCATTAACTTTCAAAAAccgattgatataaaaatgatttattagatataaacacataatggggtaggactagatacgttttttacttcttcctactcccttgaacataataactgtgttgaatgaagactgatttctttctttttactattttatttaccgtattttctgtcaaattattcctgtatatgtttaatgttcaataaacaaaccaaatagAGTAAATAGAATACACcagttaacttctttttacacttgtatagcTGCAGAGGATGtagcagtgaactcaactcacttcacatcaAGTTTGGCAAAGTGAACaaatgttaaaacaaacaagcttCGAGCGGTTTACATTcgtgccactcccagttgaagtttgccGTCAAACGAAACATTCAAAAACATAATTATTTTAAACAACCCCATAACGTGTCTTTAACGTCTGCTCTCTTaattaatgctaacacatattCAGAAACGCCATAGACAGGATGTAAATAGATATAATGCCATCCAGTGGCCAATTCGCACACCCCAGAATAGATTcatacattcatatttttttagacAAGAAAAGTGGTAACATAAAAATaatagttgcatttttaaagtTACAGTTACAAGTTAGGAACGTTACAGTTTCACAATAACAGTTAATTCAGTAATACTGCATTGTTACTGCATCTTTATTCTCAAAAACACAGAACTAGAAAGCCTTTTTTGTTGCTCTCAGAAAAATAGGGCTGTGTGCCTGTAAATAAGACACCTTTTAGTCTTTAAacaagaatgaaaacaaattgtgACTTTTTCATGTTGCAGGGATGTCAGATTTATGTTATATGTCACAACCATATCAGAG
The DNA window shown above is from Hippocampus zosterae strain Florida chromosome 9, ASM2543408v3, whole genome shotgun sequence and carries:
- the ninj1 gene encoding ninjurin-1; amino-acid sequence: MSSRSWKTDRLSEMATGDLEMNGDADRNGDAEVSLQDLPMRPRRPLNMNHYANKKSMAQSMLDVALLMANASQLKAVLEQGPVLSFYMPIIILISISLTLQILVGIMLIFIVKWNLNDERMHYRLNILENLTTAFVFVIVVVNVFITAFGVQRPNDLKQ